In a genomic window of Helianthus annuus cultivar XRQ/B chromosome 10, HanXRQr2.0-SUNRISE, whole genome shotgun sequence:
- the LOC118483100 gene encoding glutathione S-transferase T3-like: MDAPPQSPAFDPYGFPSPQVPSTRGNVERPLPVYDDEDDEVVPETQNLGDEDEDDEYNVDEDAGNEEDDARDKKGKMVSEKWTKDQEQALAKAWVHCSTNKKKGNQQNRESFWRKILEHFNKTVGGSNRTVHQVRSKWNPMMTKINFFNGLYQQADRTRGSGCKDLDVMKVVLKEFKDRFPNGFQHIKAWEVVRRHEKWAQVPLMGEEGEGSAHKRKPVDVDPSIPDMNEDPSPQRPQRRDKRQATSSEGSSAELAAQFKVYTAMKEAKQAVELEAIELRKKRESEARELISEQRETMKNYNYDRDMKTFLKPHDDVPPSMLPFILARKREIANKYGWPCDF, encoded by the exons atggacgctcctcctcaatcccccgccttcgacccatatgGTTTTCCTTCCCCACAAGTTCCATCTACACGAGGAAATGTCGAACGTCCTCTACCTGTTTACGACGACGAGGACGAtgaggtagtgcccgaaactcaaaatttgggcgacgaggacgaggacgatgaatataatgtggatgaagacgcgggcaacgaagaagatgatgctCGGGATAAAAAGGGGAAAATGGTGAGCGAAAAATGGACAAAGGACCAAGAACAAgcgttggcgaaggcgtgggtacattgttctaccaacaaaaaaaagggcaatcaacaaaaccGGGAAAGTTTTTGGCGTAAGATTTTAGAGCATTTTAACAAAACTGTcggtggaagtaaccggaccgttcatcaagtacggtctaaatggaacccgatgatgacgaaaataaactttttcaacggcctataccaacaagcg gatcgcacacgaggaAGCGGATGTAAGGATCTTGACGTGATGAAAGTCGtgttaaaagaatttaaagataGATTTCCGAACGGTTTTCAACACATCAAggcgtgggaggtcgttcgaagacacgagaaatgggcccaagtcccattgatgggtgaggaaggtgaaggttcggcacataaaagaaagcccgttgacgtggacccttcgataccggatatgaacgaagacccctcgccacaaagaccacaacggcgagacaagcgtcaagctacatcgtccgagggaagctcggccgagttggcggcacaattcaaagtgtacaccgccatgaaagaagcgaagcaagcggtagaattggaggcgatcgaattgaggaaaaaaagagagtcggaggctcgcgagctcatatcggaacaacgcgagacgatgaaaaactacaattacgatcgagatatgaaaacattccttaagccgcacgacgatgttccgccaagtatgttgccgttcatcctcgcccgaaagcgcgaaatcgctaacaagtacgggtggccatgcgatttctaa
- the LOC110885713 gene encoding probable protein phosphatase 2C 39 gives MAGRDILHKMKEKVCLSSTTSSASSAETGKGKSKISKHVTHGYHLVKGKSHHDMEDYVFAEFKNVDDNELGLFAIFDGHLSHEVPDYLRSHLFENILNEPDFWRKTEDAIRRAYRVTDKTILDKAVDLGKGGSTAVTAILINCKKLVVANVGDSRAVICKNGVAKQLSVDHEPSKEKELVENRGGFVSRMPGDVPRVDGQLAVARAFGDKNLKEHLSSEPDVYMEMIDDDTEFIILASDGVWKVMSNQEAVDCIKNVKDAKAAAKRLTEEALAKKSSDDISCIVVSFF, from the exons GAAAAGGTTTGTCTATCATCAACAACATCGTCAGCATCTTCAGCTGAAACTGGAAAAGGAAAGAGCAAGATTTCGAAACATGTAACACACGGGTATCATTTAGTTAAGGGAAAATCACACCATGATATGGAAGATTATGTATTCGCAGAGTTCAAAAACGTTGATGATAACGAGCTTGGATTGTTTGCTATATTTGACGGTCACTTAAGTCATGAAGTTCCTGATTATCTCCGTTCGCATTTATTCGAAAACATTTTAAACGAG CCTGATTTCTGGAGGAAAACCGAGGATGCAATCAGACGGGCGTATCGTGTAACTGATAAAACAATCCTGGATAAAGCAGTTGATTTAGGTAAAGGAGGTTCAACTGCAGTTACTGCCATTTTAATAAACTGTAAAAAGCTTGTAGTCGCGAATGTTGGCGATTCACGGGCTGTGATATGCAAAAACGGTGTGGCGAAACAGTTATCAGTTGACCATGAACCTAGTAAGGAAAAAGAGCTAGTTGAGAACAGAGGAGGTTTTGTATCCAGAATGCCAG GTGATGTGCCACGTGTTGACGGGCAGTTGGCGGTAGCAAGAGCTTTTGGTGACAAGAACTTGAAGGAGCACCTGAGTTCTGAACCGGATGTATATATGGAGATGATAGATGATGACACCGAGTTCATAATATTGGCAAGCGATGGCGTGTGGAAG gtTATGTCGAATCAGGAGGCTGTGGATTGCATCAAGAATGTGAAGGATGCAAAGGCAGCTGCAAAGCGACTGACCGAAGAGGCACTGGCAAAGAAGAGTAGTGATGATATATCCTGCATTGTTGTAAGCTTCTTTTGA
- the LOC110885715 gene encoding 3-hydroxybutyryl-CoA dehydrogenase — MAEFKVVAVIGAGQMGSGIAQLAAVAGSDVWLLDKDAGALHGAKGSISNSVQRFVNKGQLSKEVGIKALERLKYTSNLEDLRYADIVIEAIVESEDVKKKLFAELDKIVKGSAILASNTSSISITRLATATKRPQQVIGMHFMNPPPIMKLVEIIRGADTSDETFTATKTLAERFGKTVVCSRDYAGFIVNRILMPMINEAFHALYTGVATKEDIDAGMKLGTNQPMGPLELADFIGLDVCLSILKVLHSGLGDVKYAPCPLLVQYVDAGRLGRKRGIGVYSYVKSPKQSSRL, encoded by the exons ATGGCGGAATTCAAGGTTGTTGCAGTGATCGGCGCCGGCCAGATGGGCTCCGGCATAGCTCAACTTGCGGCGGTTGCCGGTTCCGATGTCTGGCTCCTCGATAAAGATGCCGGAGCTCTCCACGGCGCCAAGGGTTCTATCTCTAACTCCGTTCAACGTTTTGTCAACAAAGGTCAACTCTCCAAG GAGGTAGGAATTAAGGCTCTAGAGCGTCTAAAATATACTTCGAATCTCGAAGATCTTCGATATGCAGATATTGTAATAGAAGCCATTGTAGAATCTGAGGATGTGAAGAAGAAACTGTTTGCAGAACTAGATAAAATCGTCAAAGGGTCCGCCATTTTGGCGTCCAATACGAGTTCTATCTCCATTACTCGTCTTGCAACTGCGACAAAACGACCACAGCAGGTGATCGGTATGCATTTCATGAACCCCCCTCCAATCAtgaaacttgttgagataatccGCGGTGCGGATACGTCGGATGAAACGTTCACCGCTACGAAAACTTTAGCAGAGAG GTTTGGCAAGACGGTTGTTTGTTCACGGGATTATGCGGGGTTCATTGTGAACCGGATACTAATGCCAATGATTAACGAAGCTTTTCACGCACTGTATACGGGGGTCGCAACGAAGGAAGATATTGATGCAGGGATGAAGTTAGGGACTAATCAACCGATGGGCCCTCTAGAGCTTGCAGACTTTATCGGGCTTGATGTATGTTTGTCCATTTTGAAAGTTCTACATTCTGGGCTAGGGGATGTTAAATACGCGCCCTGCCCTCTTCTGGTGCAGTATGTCGATGCGGGTCGGCTTGGCAGAAAACGAGGTATTGGAGTTTACAGTTATGTTAAATCACCCAAACAGTCATCTCGTCTTTAA